One stretch of Bradyrhizobium canariense DNA includes these proteins:
- a CDS encoding LLM class flavin-dependent oxidoreductase gives MAKRQLRLGAFMRPVSIHTGAWRYPGAWPDANFNFPHIKRLIQKLEAGKFDAFFMADHLAVLNMPINALKRSHTVTSFEPFTLLSALAGATERIGLIATGSTTFDEPYHVARRFASLDHISGGRAGWNIVTTSNPDAALNFGLDDHMEHAERYKRAREFYDVVTGLWDSFADDAFVRDVESGLYFDPAKMHVLNHKGKYLSVRGPLNIARPVQGWPVIVQAGASDDGRQLAAETAEAVFTGGGSLADGQRLYADIKGRMDKLGRDRNHLKILPGAFVVVGDSVEEAQEKRVLLDSKVHYDSAIASLSVILGTDASGFDPDGQLPPIPETNASKSGRQRLVDLAARDKLTVRQLAQRVGGYGGLSFVGTPSTIADQMEEWLTTEGCDGFNIMFPFLPAGLDDFVDKVVPELQKREIFRREYEGKTLRENLGLPRPKNRFFEAL, from the coding sequence ATGGCGAAACGTCAACTCAGGCTCGGCGCTTTCATGCGGCCAGTCAGCATTCACACCGGCGCATGGCGCTATCCCGGCGCGTGGCCGGACGCCAATTTCAACTTCCCGCACATCAAGCGGCTGATCCAGAAACTCGAAGCCGGAAAATTCGACGCCTTCTTCATGGCCGATCATCTGGCCGTGCTGAACATGCCGATCAATGCGCTCAAGCGCAGCCACACCGTCACCTCGTTCGAGCCGTTCACGCTGCTGTCGGCGCTGGCCGGCGCCACCGAGCGGATCGGGCTGATCGCGACGGGGTCTACCACCTTCGACGAGCCCTATCATGTCGCCCGGCGCTTCGCCTCGCTCGACCATATCAGCGGCGGCCGAGCCGGCTGGAATATCGTCACGACCTCCAATCCTGACGCAGCGCTGAATTTCGGACTCGATGACCACATGGAGCACGCCGAGCGCTACAAGCGGGCGCGCGAATTCTATGACGTGGTCACCGGGCTGTGGGATTCCTTTGCCGACGATGCCTTCGTGCGCGACGTCGAATCCGGCCTTTATTTCGATCCGGCGAAGATGCACGTGCTCAACCACAAGGGCAAATACCTCTCGGTGCGCGGCCCGCTCAACATCGCCCGGCCGGTGCAGGGCTGGCCCGTGATCGTCCAGGCCGGCGCGTCCGATGATGGCAGGCAGCTGGCGGCGGAGACGGCGGAAGCCGTGTTCACCGGCGGCGGCAGCCTCGCCGATGGGCAAAGGCTTTATGCCGACATCAAGGGCCGCATGGACAAGCTAGGCCGCGACCGCAACCATCTGAAGATCCTGCCGGGCGCCTTCGTCGTGGTCGGCGACAGCGTCGAGGAAGCCCAGGAAAAGCGCGTCTTGCTCGACAGCAAGGTGCATTACGACAGCGCCATCGCCTCGCTGTCGGTGATCCTCGGCACCGACGCGTCGGGCTTCGACCCCGACGGGCAATTGCCGCCGATTCCCGAAACCAATGCCAGCAAAAGCGGCCGGCAGCGCCTGGTCGATCTCGCCGCACGCGACAAGCTCACCGTCCGCCAATTGGCGCAGCGCGTCGGCGGTTATGGCGGGCTTTCCTTTGTCGGCACGCCCTCGACGATCGCCGATCAGATGGAGGAATGGCTGACGACGGAAGGCTGTGACGGCTTCAACATCATGTTCCCGTTCCTGCCCGCCGGCCTCGACGATTTCGTCGACAAGGTGGTGCCGGAACTGCAGAAGCGCGAAATCTTCCGGAGGGAATATGAGGGCAAGACGCTGCGGGAGAATCTGGGCCTGCCGAGGCCGAAAAACCGCTTCTTTGAAGCCTTATGA
- the topA gene encoding type I DNA topoisomerase has translation MNIVIVESPAKAKTINKYLGASYEVLASFGHVRDLPAKNGSVDPEANFQMIWEIDAKAAGRLNDIAKALKGADKLILATDPDREGEAISWHVLEVMKEKRALKDQKIERVVFNAITKQSVTEAMKHPREIDGALVDAYMARRALDYLVGFTLSPVLWRKLPGARSAGRVQSVALRLVCDRELEIEKFVAREYWSLVATLTTPRGDAFEARLVGADGKKIQRLDIGTGAEAEDFKKAIEAANFTVSTVEAKPARRNPQAPFTTSTLQQEASRKLGFAPAHTMRIAQRLYEGVEIGGETTGLITYMRTDGVQIDGSAITQARKVIGEDYGNAYVPEAPRQYQAKAKNAQEAHEAIRPTDLSRRPSELRGRLDPDQAKLYELIWIRTIASQMESAELERTTVDIAAKAGSRVLELRATGQVIKFDGFLALYQEGRDDDSDDEDSRRLPAMSEGEALKRRDLAVTQHFTEPPPRFSEASLVKRMEELGIGRPSTYASILQVLKDRGYVRLEKKRLHGEDKGRVVVAFLENFFARYVEYDFTADLEEQLDRISNNEISWQQVLKDFWGDFIGAVNDIKDLRVAQVLDVLDDMLGPHIYPPRTDGGDVRQCPTCGTGKLNLKAGKFGAFVGCSNYPECRYTRPLAADSEASADRILGKDPQTDLDVVVKAGRFGPYIQLGEQKDYAEGEKPRRAGIPKNMSPGDIELELALKLLSLPREIGKHPETGEPITAGIGRFGPFVRHEKTYASLEAGDEVFDIGLNRAVTLIAEKIAKGPSGRRFGADPGKPLGDHPTLGGVAVKNGRYGAYVTSGGVNATIPSDKTPETITLPEAIALIDERVAKGGGKPKRGAKTTAKTAKTGSKKVAAAKPAKADDDGKATKPAKKAAAKKSAAKPKSDAASKARAPVTATAKTSAAKAPKPVAKKSAGKASG, from the coding sequence ATGAATATCGTCATTGTCGAGTCGCCGGCGAAAGCCAAGACGATCAACAAATATCTGGGCGCGTCCTACGAGGTTCTGGCCTCGTTTGGCCATGTCCGCGATCTCCCGGCGAAGAACGGATCGGTCGATCCGGAGGCCAATTTCCAGATGATCTGGGAGATCGACGCCAAGGCGGCAGGCCGGCTCAACGACATCGCGAAGGCGCTGAAGGGCGCGGACAAGCTGATCCTCGCGACCGACCCCGATCGCGAAGGCGAAGCGATCTCCTGGCACGTGCTCGAAGTGATGAAAGAGAAGCGCGCGCTAAAGGACCAGAAGATCGAGCGCGTGGTGTTCAACGCCATCACCAAGCAGTCGGTGACGGAAGCGATGAAGCATCCGCGCGAGATCGACGGCGCGCTGGTCGATGCCTATATGGCGCGCCGCGCGCTGGATTACCTGGTAGGCTTCACGCTGTCGCCGGTGCTGTGGCGCAAACTGCCGGGCGCGCGCTCGGCGGGCCGCGTGCAGTCGGTCGCGCTGCGGCTGGTCTGCGATCGCGAACTCGAAATCGAGAAATTCGTCGCCCGCGAATACTGGTCGCTGGTCGCGACCTTGACCACGCCGCGCGGCGATGCGTTTGAAGCGCGCCTGGTCGGCGCCGATGGCAAGAAGATTCAGCGACTCGACATCGGCACCGGTGCGGAAGCCGAAGATTTCAAGAAGGCGATCGAGGCCGCCAACTTCACGGTCTCCACCGTTGAAGCCAAACCGGCACGCCGCAACCCCCAGGCGCCATTCACCACCTCGACGCTGCAGCAGGAAGCCAGCCGCAAGCTGGGCTTTGCGCCCGCCCACACCATGCGGATCGCGCAGCGGCTCTATGAAGGCGTCGAGATCGGCGGCGAGACCACAGGTCTCATTACCTATATGCGAACCGACGGCGTGCAAATCGACGGTTCCGCAATCACCCAAGCGCGCAAGGTGATCGGCGAGGACTACGGCAACGCCTATGTGCCGGAGGCGCCGCGCCAGTACCAGGCTAAGGCCAAGAACGCGCAGGAAGCACACGAAGCCATCCGTCCGACCGATCTGTCGCGACGGCCTTCGGAACTGCGCGGCCGCCTCGATCCCGACCAGGCCAAGCTCTATGAACTGATCTGGATCCGCACTATCGCGAGCCAGATGGAATCGGCGGAACTCGAACGCACCACCGTTGACATCGCGGCCAAGGCAGGCTCGCGCGTGCTGGAACTGCGCGCCACCGGCCAGGTGATCAAATTCGACGGCTTCCTCGCGCTCTATCAGGAAGGCCGTGACGACGATAGCGACGACGAGGACAGCCGCCGCCTGCCCGCGATGAGCGAGGGCGAAGCGCTGAAGCGGCGGGATCTCGCCGTCACCCAGCATTTCACCGAACCGCCGCCGCGTTTCTCCGAAGCGTCGCTGGTCAAGCGCATGGAAGAACTCGGCATCGGCCGGCCCTCCACTTACGCCTCGATCCTGCAGGTGCTGAAGGACCGCGGTTATGTCAGGCTGGAGAAGAAACGCCTGCATGGCGAGGACAAGGGCCGCGTCGTGGTCGCGTTCCTGGAGAATTTCTTCGCACGCTATGTCGAATATGATTTCACCGCCGACCTGGAAGAACAGCTCGACCGTATCTCCAATAACGAGATCTCCTGGCAGCAGGTGCTGAAGGATTTCTGGGGCGACTTCATCGGCGCCGTCAACGACATCAAGGATCTGCGCGTGGCGCAGGTGCTGGACGTGCTCGACGACATGCTGGGGCCGCACATCTATCCGCCGCGCACGGATGGCGGCGATGTCAGGCAATGCCCGACCTGCGGCACCGGCAAGCTCAACCTCAAGGCCGGAAAATTCGGCGCCTTTGTCGGCTGTTCCAATTATCCGGAGTGCCGCTACACCCGCCCGCTCGCGGCCGACAGCGAAGCCAGCGCCGATCGCATTCTGGGCAAGGATCCGCAGACCGATCTCGACGTCGTGGTGAAGGCCGGACGGTTCGGACCCTATATCCAGCTCGGCGAGCAGAAAGATTATGCCGAGGGCGAAAAGCCGAGGCGCGCCGGCATTCCGAAGAACATGTCGCCCGGCGACATTGAATTGGAGCTGGCGCTCAAACTGTTGTCGCTGCCGCGCGAGATCGGCAAGCATCCCGAGACCGGCGAGCCGATCACGGCCGGCATCGGCCGCTTCGGCCCGTTCGTGCGCCACGAGAAAACCTATGCCAGCCTCGAGGCCGGCGATGAGGTGTTCGATATCGGGCTCAACCGCGCCGTCACCCTGATCGCCGAGAAAATCGCCAAGGGACCGAGCGGACGCCGCTTCGGCGCCGATCCCGGCAAGCCGTTGGGCGATCACCCGACGCTTGGCGGCGTTGCGGTCAAGAACGGCCGTTATGGCGCCTATGTCACCTCAGGCGGCGTCAACGCCACGATCCCGAGCGACAAGACGCCAGAGACCATCACATTGCCCGAAGCCATCGCGCTGATCGACGAGCGCGTGGCAAAGGGTGGCGGCAAGCCCAAGCGCGGCGCCAAGACAACGGCCAAGACAGCCAAGACGGGTTCCAAGAAAGTCGCGGCAGCAAAGCCGGCCAAAGCAGACGACGATGGCAAGGCTACAAAGCCTGCCAAAAAGGCGGCGGCAAAGAAGTCTGCGGCCAAGCCGAAATCCGATGCCGCGAGCAAAGCGCGCGCACCGGTAACGGCGACGGCCAAAACTTCGGCCGCCAAGGCGCCAAAGCCCGTTGCAAAGAAGAGCGCGGGCAAGGCAAGTGGATAA
- a CDS encoding SDR family oxidoreductase, with the protein MRLANKTALITGGNSGIGLATARLFVKEGAKVTITGRNQATLEAAAKELGPNAFAVVADATDVAATDAAIKRGVEKFGKLDIVFANAGIPGNTPIGSTTLAAFESVIRTNITSVFFTVQSAAPYLNDGASIILNGSVISVLGNPGYAAYAASKAGVRAMARVMASELSPRSIRVNVVSPGAARTPIWNGAAPTPEAFAALDKRISRSIPLGRLGEADEIAKTVLFLASDDASNVQSAEIFVDGGSTGSPAGAPIYRG; encoded by the coding sequence ATGAGATTGGCCAACAAGACGGCGTTGATTACCGGGGGAAACAGCGGCATCGGGCTGGCGACCGCGCGGCTGTTCGTGAAGGAGGGCGCGAAGGTCACGATAACCGGCCGAAATCAGGCGACGCTGGAAGCCGCCGCAAAGGAGCTCGGGCCGAACGCGTTCGCGGTCGTGGCCGACGCCACCGACGTTGCGGCCACGGACGCCGCCATCAAGCGCGGGGTCGAAAAATTCGGCAAGCTCGACATCGTTTTCGCCAATGCCGGGATCCCCGGCAATACGCCGATCGGATCGACCACGCTTGCCGCATTTGAGTCCGTCATCCGGACCAATATCACCTCCGTGTTCTTCACGGTGCAATCGGCTGCGCCCTATCTCAATGACGGCGCCTCGATCATCCTGAACGGCTCGGTGATCTCGGTGCTCGGCAATCCCGGCTATGCCGCCTACGCGGCCAGCAAGGCCGGCGTTCGGGCAATGGCGCGGGTCATGGCCTCGGAGCTTTCACCGCGAAGCATCAGGGTCAATGTGGTCTCTCCAGGTGCAGCGCGGACCCCGATCTGGAACGGCGCTGCGCCGACACCCGAAGCCTTTGCCGCGCTCGACAAGCGCATTTCCCGCAGCATCCCGCTGGGGCGGCTCGGTGAGGCCGACGAAATCGCCAAGACGGTGCTGTTCCTCGCCTCCGACGATGCATCGAACGTCCAGAGCGCGGAGATTTTTGTCGACGGCGGCTCGACCGGATCTCCAGCCGGCGCGCCGATCTATCGCGGCTGA
- a CDS encoding DUF983 domain-containing protein produces the protein MDTVSMAPKVWTRQAGLTEKRDVWTAMKRGFRGRCPRCGEGKLFRAFLKVDGNCSVCGLDFTPHRADDLPAYLVIVIVGHIVVPAALFIETNYSPPVALQLAIYLPFTFVASLLLLQPVKGTVVGMQWALRMHGFDENAPDDMPPV, from the coding sequence ATGGACACCGTGAGCATGGCACCCAAGGTCTGGACGAGACAAGCCGGACTGACTGAAAAGCGCGACGTGTGGACCGCGATGAAGCGCGGCTTTCGCGGCCGCTGCCCACGCTGCGGCGAGGGCAAGCTGTTTCGCGCTTTCCTGAAAGTCGACGGCAATTGCTCGGTGTGCGGCCTCGACTTCACGCCGCACCGCGCCGACGACCTCCCGGCCTATCTGGTGATCGTGATCGTCGGACACATCGTGGTGCCTGCCGCATTGTTCATCGAAACCAACTATTCACCGCCGGTGGCGTTGCAGCTTGCGATCTATCTGCCGTTCACGTTCGTCGCCTCATTGCTGTTGCTGCAACCGGTGAAGGGCACCGTGGTCGGGATGCAATGGGCGCTGCGCATGCACGGATTCGACGAGAATGCTCCTGACGACATGCCTCCCGTTTAG
- a CDS encoding winged helix-turn-helix transcriptional regulator, translating to MSTPLKPEHTKVPVLPPNAHLDGDCRAVASVLARVGDKWSVFVIMLLGNGPRRFNEIKRMVGGISQRMLTLTLRGLERDGLVTRTVFPTIPPRVDYELTDLGHGLSKPVEALGKWAHEHQPEIEGARARFDGRNEPG from the coding sequence CTGAGCACACCGTTGAAACCCGAGCACACAAAAGTGCCTGTCCTGCCGCCCAACGCGCACCTCGACGGTGACTGCCGCGCGGTCGCCTCGGTATTGGCGCGCGTCGGCGACAAATGGAGCGTCTTCGTCATCATGCTGCTCGGCAACGGGCCGCGGCGCTTCAACGAGATCAAGCGCATGGTCGGCGGTATCTCGCAGCGGATGCTGACCTTGACGCTGCGTGGCCTGGAGCGCGATGGCCTGGTCACGCGCACCGTTTTTCCGACCATTCCGCCACGGGTGGATTACGAACTGACCGATCTCGGACACGGGCTATCGAAACCGGTGGAAGCGCTCGGCAAATGGGCCCACGAACATCAGCCGGAAATCGAAGGCGCACGCGCGCGCTTCGATGGGCGCAATGAGCCCGGTTAA
- a CDS encoding FMN-dependent NADH-azoreductase: MKLLHIDSSVLGPHSVSRRVSAAIVDRLRQATPGIQITYRDLTSTPLAHLSGLHLAAAQGATPEAALLADIAAGQAVLGEFLAADIVVLGAPMYNFTIPSQLKAWIDRIVVAGKTFKYGAQGAEGLAGNKRVIIAISRGGFYGAGTPAAIGEHLETYLRWVFGFIGVTNPEFIFADGIQVGPEHREKALAGALQAATNLHAA; encoded by the coding sequence ATGAAACTTCTGCATATCGACTCCAGCGTCCTCGGCCCGCACTCCGTCAGCCGCCGGGTTTCCGCGGCCATCGTGGACCGGCTGCGTCAGGCGACCCCCGGCATCCAAATCACCTATCGCGACCTCACCTCGACCCCGCTGGCGCACCTGTCCGGCCTGCATCTGGCCGCCGCGCAAGGCGCCACGCCGGAAGCCGCGTTGCTGGCGGACATCGCCGCCGGTCAGGCCGTGCTGGGCGAGTTTCTGGCCGCCGACATCGTCGTGCTGGGCGCGCCGATGTATAATTTTACCATCCCGAGCCAGCTCAAGGCCTGGATCGACCGCATCGTCGTCGCCGGCAAGACCTTCAAATACGGCGCGCAAGGCGCGGAAGGATTGGCTGGCAACAAGCGCGTCATCATTGCCATCTCGCGCGGCGGCTTCTACGGCGCCGGCACGCCGGCCGCTATTGGCGAACATCTGGAGACTTATCTGCGCTGGGTGTTCGGGTTTATTGGTGTCACCAATCCTGAGTTCATTTTCGCCGACGGCATTCAGGTCGGACCGGAACACCGCGAGAAGGCGCTGGCTGGCGCGCTGCAGGCCGCGACCAATCTCCACGCGGCCTAA
- a CDS encoding glucose 1-dehydrogenase, with protein sequence MARKLEGKVAVITGGSAGIGLATAKRFAEEGAYVFITGRRQAELDAAVKEIGPNATAVRADASSTADLARLFDTVKAAKGKIDVLFANAGIYEFTPFGAITEDAYNKMFDINVKGVLFTVQQAAPLMADGGSIILTGSVAGSKGFEADTVYGATKAAIRSFARTWTSDLKARNIRVNVLSPGPIQTPGFDVFANDDVKNYMKSTVPLGRIGTSDEIAKAALFLASDDSSFVAGIELFVDGGATAI encoded by the coding sequence ATGGCCAGGAAGCTCGAAGGAAAAGTCGCAGTAATCACCGGTGGCAGCGCGGGCATTGGTCTTGCGACCGCCAAGCGGTTCGCCGAGGAGGGGGCTTACGTGTTCATCACGGGCCGCCGCCAGGCAGAGCTGGACGCCGCGGTGAAAGAGATCGGCCCCAACGCCACGGCAGTGAGAGCGGACGCTTCAAGCACAGCCGACCTCGCCCGCCTGTTCGATACGGTCAAGGCCGCAAAGGGAAAAATAGACGTTCTGTTCGCCAATGCCGGGATCTACGAATTCACGCCATTTGGCGCGATCACCGAGGACGCCTACAACAAGATGTTCGATATCAACGTCAAGGGTGTGCTGTTCACGGTGCAGCAGGCGGCGCCGCTGATGGCCGACGGTGGTTCGATTATTCTCACCGGGTCGGTGGCGGGCTCGAAGGGCTTCGAAGCCGACACGGTTTACGGCGCCACCAAAGCCGCGATCCGTTCGTTTGCGCGGACGTGGACCTCCGACCTCAAGGCCCGCAATATCCGCGTCAATGTTCTGAGCCCCGGGCCGATCCAGACGCCGGGATTTGACGTGTTCGCCAACGACGACGTGAAGAATTACATGAAATCGACCGTACCGCTGGGTCGCATCGGCACATCGGATGAAATCGCCAAGGCCGCGCTATTTCTTGCCTCGGACGATTCGAGTTTCGTGGCCGGCATTGAATTGTTCGTCGACGGCGGAGCGACGGCGATCTGA
- a CDS encoding winged helix-turn-helix transcriptional regulator → MRRTSFEKAECPIARSLDAIGDWWSLLIIRDAFLGARRFGEFQKSLGLAKNILTVRLRALVEDGILKTAPASDGSAYQEYVLTPKGRGIFPIMVALRQWSEEFDDRPKEIATILVDREKGRPVRKLELRSQDGRLLDSADTMLKPSPDHKRRRRA, encoded by the coding sequence ATGAGACGGACAAGCTTTGAAAAGGCGGAATGCCCGATCGCGCGATCGCTGGATGCGATCGGCGACTGGTGGTCGCTGCTGATCATTCGCGACGCTTTTCTCGGCGCGCGCCGCTTCGGCGAATTTCAGAAGAGCCTGGGGCTGGCAAAGAACATCCTCACCGTGCGGCTGCGCGCCCTGGTCGAAGACGGCATCCTCAAGACGGCGCCCGCCTCCGACGGCAGCGCCTATCAGGAATATGTGCTGACGCCGAAGGGGCGCGGGATTTTCCCGATCATGGTGGCGCTTCGGCAATGGAGCGAGGAATTCGACGATCGGCCAAAGGAAATCGCAACCATCCTGGTCGACCGCGAGAAAGGCCGGCCGGTGCGGAAGCTTGAGCTGCGTTCGCAAGACGGCCGACTGCTCGATAGCGCCGATACGATGCTAAAGCCCAGTCCTGATCACAAGCGCCGCCGGCGCGCCTGA
- a CDS encoding NUDIX hydrolase, whose amino-acid sequence MTEVAQVAKQEKKEEKEADHHPYFRPKDAATLILVDRSAAVPKVLVGKRHDNVVFMPGKFVFPGGRVDKSDNRVPVAAPISKALEANLLKGSPKITPSRARSLAIAAIREACEETGLCLGRKSEGATPKLDGAWKPFAEASLLPDPSGLFLIARAITPPGRVRRFDTRFFTADASAIAHRVEGVIHPDAELVELVWVEIGSQPLADLHPMTRNVLNELEKRLATGPLNHDAAVPFFHFYGGKMQKDVLGAA is encoded by the coding sequence ATGACGGAAGTTGCGCAGGTCGCAAAACAAGAAAAGAAGGAAGAAAAGGAAGCCGATCACCATCCCTATTTTCGTCCCAAGGACGCCGCGACGCTGATCCTGGTCGATCGCAGCGCGGCCGTCCCGAAAGTCCTGGTCGGCAAACGCCACGACAACGTGGTGTTCATGCCCGGCAAGTTCGTATTCCCCGGCGGCCGGGTCGACAAATCCGACAACCGTGTCCCCGTTGCCGCGCCAATCTCGAAAGCCCTTGAAGCCAATTTGCTGAAGGGAAGCCCGAAGATCACGCCGTCGCGCGCGCGCTCTCTCGCCATCGCTGCGATCCGCGAAGCCTGCGAGGAAACCGGCCTTTGTCTGGGCCGCAAGAGCGAAGGCGCGACGCCAAAGCTCGACGGCGCCTGGAAGCCTTTCGCCGAGGCAAGCCTCCTGCCCGATCCGTCCGGACTGTTCCTGATTGCGCGTGCGATCACCCCTCCCGGCCGCGTGCGGCGCTTCGATACGAGATTTTTCACCGCGGATGCCTCCGCCATCGCGCACCGCGTCGAAGGCGTAATCCACCCCGATGCTGAACTGGTCGAACTGGTGTGGGTCGAGATCGGCTCCCAACCGCTCGCCGACCTGCATCCCATGACCAGGAATGTCCTGAACGAACTCGAAAAGCGCCTTGCCACCGGACCATTGAACCACGACGCGGCGGTACCGTTTTTCCATTTCTACGGCGGCAAGATGCAGAAGGACGTTTTGGGCGCCGCCTGA
- the rnr gene encoding ribonuclease R encodes MAQHRDKVFPSRDAIVAFIRAHPGKVGTREIAREFGLKNADRVELKNILRELADEGAIAKRKRKIHEPAALPPTVMADITGRDSDGELLATPTEWDEEENGTAPKIRIHVPRRPLPGTTAGVGDRALLRVEKIDESEGTPYRGRIIKVIDHARTRLLGIFRSLPDGGGRLVPVDKKQAGRELNIAKADSNGAEDGDLVSVDLIRTRGFGLASGKVKERLGSLASEKAVSLIAIHAHEIPQAFSPSALREAEAAKPAALAGREDWRDLPLVTIDPPDAKDHDDAVHAESDSDPNNKGGYIVNVAIADVAFYVRPGAALDRDALTRGNSVYFPDRVVPMLPERISNDLCSLVPGEPRGALAVRMVIGNDGRKRSHGFHRILMRSAAKLNYAQAQAAIDGRPDDITGPLLDPILKPLYAAYDLVKRARDERDPLDLDIPERKILLKPDGTVDRVIVPERLDAHRLIEEFMILANVAAAEMLEKKALPLIYRVHDEPTLEKVHNLQEFLKTLDIPFAKSGALRPSLFNRVLEQVSGHDSEPLVNEVVLRSQAQAEYSSENYGHFGLNLRRYAHFTSPIRRYADLIVHRALIRALGLGEGALPETETVESLSEIAAQISVTERRAMKAERETADRLIAHFLADRIGATFQGRISGVTRAGLFVKLSDTGADGLIPIRTLGTEYFNYDETRHALVGSRSGAMHRLGDVVDVRLVEAAPVAGALRFELLSEGRVEPRGRRRDRARGDGPRAQMNTKAKKHPGRSPRKKVRKPKGKPAKSKRGKSWTP; translated from the coding sequence GTGGCCCAGCATCGCGACAAGGTCTTTCCAAGCCGGGACGCCATCGTCGCCTTTATCCGCGCGCATCCGGGCAAAGTCGGGACCCGCGAAATCGCACGCGAATTCGGCCTGAAGAACGCCGACCGTGTCGAGCTGAAAAATATCCTGCGTGAGCTCGCCGACGAAGGCGCGATCGCCAAGCGCAAGCGGAAGATCCACGAGCCGGCGGCGCTGCCGCCGACCGTGATGGCCGACATCACCGGACGTGACAGCGACGGTGAATTGCTCGCCACGCCCACCGAATGGGATGAGGAAGAAAACGGCACCGCGCCGAAAATCCGCATCCATGTCCCGCGCCGTCCGCTGCCGGGCACGACGGCTGGCGTCGGCGACCGCGCACTGCTGCGCGTCGAGAAGATCGACGAGAGCGAGGGCACGCCTTATCGCGGGCGCATCATCAAGGTCATCGATCACGCCCGGACACGGCTGCTTGGAATCTTTCGCAGCCTGCCCGATGGCGGCGGACGGCTCGTCCCGGTCGACAAGAAGCAGGCCGGCCGCGAACTCAACATCGCAAAAGCCGATAGTAACGGCGCCGAGGATGGCGATCTCGTCAGCGTCGACCTGATCCGCACCCGCGGTTTCGGCCTCGCCTCCGGAAAAGTGAAGGAGCGGTTGGGGTCGCTGGCATCCGAGAAGGCGGTCAGCCTGATCGCGATTCATGCCCACGAAATTCCGCAAGCCTTCTCGCCGAGCGCGCTGCGTGAAGCCGAGGCGGCAAAGCCGGCAGCACTCGCTGGCCGCGAGGATTGGCGCGACCTACCGCTGGTCACCATCGATCCACCCGACGCCAAGGACCATGACGACGCGGTTCATGCGGAGTCAGACTCCGATCCGAACAATAAAGGCGGCTACATCGTCAATGTCGCGATCGCCGATGTCGCTTTCTATGTGCGGCCGGGGGCGGCGCTCGACCGCGATGCGCTGACGCGCGGCAATTCGGTGTATTTCCCCGACCGCGTGGTGCCGATGCTGCCGGAGCGCATTTCAAACGATCTATGCTCGCTGGTGCCGGGCGAGCCGCGCGGCGCGCTCGCGGTGCGGATGGTGATCGGCAATGACGGCCGCAAGCGTTCGCACGGCTTTCATCGCATCCTGATGCGCTCGGCCGCGAAACTGAATTACGCGCAGGCGCAGGCGGCGATCGACGGACGGCCCGACGACATCACGGGACCCCTGCTCGATCCTATCCTGAAGCCGCTTTACGCGGCCTATGATCTCGTCAAGCGCGCGCGCGACGAACGCGATCCGCTCGATCTCGATATTCCCGAACGCAAGATCCTGCTGAAGCCCGATGGCACCGTCGATCGCGTGATCGTGCCTGAACGACTGGATGCGCACCGGCTGATCGAAGAATTCATGATCCTGGCCAATGTCGCCGCCGCCGAAATGCTTGAAAAGAAGGCGTTGCCACTTATCTATCGAGTGCACGATGAACCAACGCTTGAGAAGGTTCACAACTTGCAGGAATTCCTGAAAACGCTCGACATCCCCTTCGCGAAGAGCGGCGCGTTGCGTCCCTCGCTGTTCAATCGCGTGCTGGAGCAGGTCAGCGGTCACGATTCCGAACCGCTGGTGAATGAAGTGGTGTTGCGCTCGCAAGCCCAAGCCGAATACTCCTCCGAGAATTACGGCCATTTCGGCCTGAACCTCAGGCGTTACGCCCATTTCACTTCGCCTATCAGGCGATACGCAGACCTGATCGTGCACCGCGCCCTGATCAGGGCCCTCGGCCTTGGCGAAGGCGCGCTTCCCGAAACCGAAACGGTCGAAAGCCTGAGCGAGATCGCGGCGCAGATTTCCGTCACCGAACGCCGCGCCATGAAGGCCGAGCGCGAAACCGCCGATCGCCTGATCGCGCACTTCCTCGCCGATCGCATCGGCGCCACCTTCCAGGGCCGCATTTCCGGCGTGACCCGCGCCGGGTTGTTCGTCAAGCTCAGCGATACCGGCGCCGACGGCCTGATCCCGATCCGCACGCTGGGCACAGAATATTTCAATTACGACGAGACGCGTCATGCGCTGGTCGGCTCACGCAGCGGTGCCATGCACCGGCTGGGTGACGTTGTCGACGTTCGTCTGGTAGAAGCTGCACCCGTAGCAGGCGCGTTGCGTTTCGAATTGCTGTCGGAAGGCCGTGTCGAGCCGCGCGGAAGAAGGCGTGATCGCGCGCGCGGCGATGGCCCAAGGGCCCAAATGAACACTAAGGCCAAAAAGCATCCGGGCCGAAGCCCGCGCAAGAAAGTTCGCAAGCCGAAGGGCAAACCCGCTAAATCAAAGAGAGGCAAGTCATGGACACCGTGA